The following proteins are encoded in a genomic region of Rattus rattus isolate New Zealand chromosome 2, Rrattus_CSIRO_v1, whole genome shotgun sequence:
- the LOC116894429 gene encoding keratin-associated protein 20-2-like — protein MCYYGSYYGGLGYGYGGLGWGYGCGYGCGYGCGYGCGYGGYGSYGYGCCRPLCCRRYWSCGFY, from the coding sequence ATGTGCTACTACGGCAGCTACTATGGAGGCCTGGGCTATGGCTATGGTGGCCTAGGCTGgggctatggctgtggctatggctgtggctatggctgtggctatggctgtggctatggtgGCTATGGTAGCTATGGTTATGGCTGCTGCCGCCCACTGTGCTGTAGAAGGTACTGGTCCTGTGGCTTCTACTGA
- the LOC116894428 gene encoding keratin-associated protein 20-2-like, with amino-acid sequence MCYYGSYYGGLGYGYGGLGCGYGCGYGCGYGSYGYGCCRPLCCRRYWSCGFY; translated from the coding sequence ATGTGCTACTACGGCAGCTACTATGGAGGCCTGGGCTATGGCTATGGTGGCCtaggctgtggctatggctgtggctatggctgtggctatggtaGCTATGGTTATGGCTGCTGCCGTCCACTGTGCTGTAGAAGGTACTGGTCCTGTGGCTTCTACTGA